A section of the Cololabis saira isolate AMF1-May2022 chromosome 6, fColSai1.1, whole genome shotgun sequence genome encodes:
- the LOC133446474 gene encoding zinc finger protein 436-like yields MLDKTSNKELRSGLCSGCGCSIPPLPQPDSDPDSTSASSKQQQQTNKAVSPSRCASCQAGSSIPPNGGRPNRRVRLDPHSCSLCTKTFISSAHLALHLASHNKERKFKCSTCGKYFHQSSHLVAHQIIHSGDRPFKCPECGKSFGRASHLKTHRRLHTGEKPFKCTYCDKSFTQKAGLLAHVRLHTGERPFKCEQCGQGFRLLSLLLSHKAQEASGRARPASGPSRHQPQRTESCSEDLKCGVCCRTFVRSSYIRLHIRLNRGQRPYHCKVCNKTFAKLDTFVNHCEKHLRQKKDKNKEVKDKVVKPPLFVPLSRPPSPESLPTEPLSSEVNTRSRAKAKTKAEP; encoded by the coding sequence ATGCTGGATAAAACCAGTAACAAAGAGCTGCGGTCTGGGCTCTGCTCAGGCTGTGGATGCAGCATCCCTCCTCTGCCACAACCCGACTCTGACCCCGACTCCACTTCAGCTTCTtcaaaacagcagcagcagacgaACAAAGCAGTGAGTCCCTCCAGATGCGCGTCCTGCCAAGCGGGGAGCAGCATCCCCCCGAACGGAGGACGCCCAAACCGGCGAGTCCGTCTAGACCCCCACAGCTGCAGCCTGTGCACCAAAACCTTCATCTCCTCTGCCCACCTGGCCCTTCACCTGGCCTCTCACAACAAGGAGAGGAAGTTTAAATGTAGCACCTGTGGCAAGTACTTCCACCAGTCCTCCCACCTGGTGGCCCACCAGATAATCCACAGCGGAGACAGGCCCTTTAAGTGCCCCGAGTGCGGGAAGAGTTTCGGCCGTGCCTCGCATCTCAAGACGCACCGTCGgctgcacacgggcgagaagccttTCAAGTGCACCTACTGTGACAAGTCCTTCACCCAGAAGGCCGGGCTCCTCGCACACGTTCGTCTGCACACCGGGGAGAGGCCGTTCAAGTGCGAGCAATGCGGTCAGGGGTTTCGTTTACTGTCGCTCCTGCTTTCTCACAAGGCCCAGGAGGCCTCCGGACGGGCCAGACCGGCATCGGGGCCGTCGCGCCACCAGCCTCAGAGGACGGAGAGCTGCTCGGAGGATCTGAAGTGCGGCGTCTGCTGCCGCACCTTCGTGCGCTCATCCTACATCCGGCTGCACATACGGCTCAACCGAGGTCAGCGACCTTATCACTGCAAAGTGTGCAACAAGACCTTTGCCAAGCTGGATACGTTTGTGAACCACTGTGAAAAACACTTGAGGCAGAAGAAGGACAAAAACAAGGAGGTTAAGGACAAAGTTGTTAAACCTCCTCTGTTTGTTCCACTGTCCAGGCCTCCTTCTCCTGAGTCTTTACCCACAGAGCCTCTATCCTCCGAGGTCAACACACGCTCCAGAGCAAAAGCAAAGACGAAGGCTGAGCCATAA